The Bacillota bacterium genome contains a region encoding:
- a CDS encoding exo-alpha-sialidase, whose translation MQRDYRFVAGFLLLCLVLVPPVFAGILPEPLLHYEVNQSFAGRTSFIDITDDVDKVIGLSEASILARFRTSKTGVFTFFSASNDRYPDGEVAFTMVNGQLMCHVRDTEGKVKQVYTAPGNYSDGQWHTAVLTLGPAGTKVYVDGRVIAEGSTPVSFNTVSGLNSMSIGRNVDDKGEPGEWHYEGDIDLVQVYARELSQEEVIQLSLPTIKDGREVPLPEGVVKTEPVKVFYPGLDGSRAYRIPSLITTKNGTLIAGIDKRVSHSADSPNNIDAAIRRSTDNGETWEDIQVLLDYPGEGSDGASVIDMSLLQDQETGTIWLLICHFPAGYGFGQAEPGVGFDERGYKLLYDLSGNVYTLRENGEVYDSAEEKTDMVVDAAGNVYRSGELYGNIYLKDSPLKEQGTAFLQIIYSNDDGLTWSKPRDLNPEVKEPWMRFIGTGPGRGIQLTKGEHKGRLVFPIYYTNSHGMQSSAVIYSDDHGVTWKRGESPNDGRVWVDGKTVFYSETLTNSLAQLTEAQVVELANGDLTMFMRNPALPRVAVAVSKDGGQTWEPNVEFDRVLLEPYCQLTVINYPDLGDGKDRLIFANPASETARVNGVVRLSEDGGETWPYSKVITPDGYAYSCLTVLPNGEIGLLYEDNVYVDGSGCTIWFTRFNLEWLKYEPQVVEDGPARIRDIAVVGDSFVPGRSVELRLAFTKPVFVIGTPELAVQSAGLPQSSAAYVTGSGTDTLLFRYTIPAEAMGTLEVVGVELKGGSITAADGKQAQVDLISKVLGDLNP comes from the coding sequence TTGCAAAGAGACTATAGGTTTGTGGCTGGTTTTCTACTGCTATGCTTAGTCTTGGTTCCACCGGTGTTCGCCGGCATTCTACCGGAACCCCTTCTTCACTACGAGGTGAATCAGAGCTTCGCGGGTCGCACCAGTTTTATCGATATTACCGACGATGTGGACAAGGTGATTGGACTTTCCGAAGCCTCGATCTTGGCCCGTTTTCGTACCTCCAAGACCGGTGTCTTTACTTTCTTTAGTGCTTCCAATGACCGGTATCCCGACGGAGAAGTCGCCTTTACGATGGTGAACGGCCAGCTGATGTGTCACGTGCGGGATACCGAGGGAAAAGTGAAACAGGTATACACCGCTCCGGGCAACTACAGTGACGGCCAGTGGCATACGGCGGTACTGACCCTAGGACCTGCGGGAACCAAGGTTTACGTGGATGGAAGGGTTATTGCCGAAGGCTCCACGCCGGTATCTTTCAACACTGTATCCGGCCTCAACTCCATGAGTATCGGGCGTAATGTGGATGATAAGGGGGAGCCGGGTGAATGGCACTATGAAGGGGACATCGATCTAGTGCAAGTCTATGCCAGGGAGCTTTCCCAAGAGGAAGTGATTCAACTGAGTCTGCCCACCATCAAGGATGGGAGAGAAGTCCCCTTGCCCGAGGGAGTGGTGAAAACAGAACCGGTGAAGGTGTTTTATCCGGGACTTGATGGTTCTCGGGCTTACCGGATTCCATCTCTTATTACCACCAAGAACGGCACCCTGATTGCGGGGATCGACAAACGGGTAAGCCACTCTGCGGATAGTCCCAACAATATTGATGCGGCCATCCGTCGAAGTACCGATAATGGTGAGACCTGGGAGGACATCCAGGTTTTGCTCGATTACCCCGGGGAAGGCAGCGACGGTGCCTCGGTGATCGATATGTCTTTGCTTCAAGATCAGGAGACGGGTACCATCTGGCTGTTGATCTGCCATTTCCCGGCGGGTTACGGTTTTGGCCAGGCAGAGCCGGGGGTAGGCTTTGATGAGCGCGGATACAAGCTCCTCTACGACCTTTCCGGAAATGTATACACCCTGCGGGAAAATGGCGAAGTCTATGACAGCGCCGAGGAAAAGACAGACATGGTGGTGGACGCGGCGGGTAATGTCTACCGTAGCGGAGAGTTATATGGAAATATCTACCTTAAGGATTCTCCCCTCAAGGAACAGGGCACGGCCTTTTTGCAGATTATTTACAGCAACGACGATGGGCTCACCTGGTCCAAACCCCGGGACCTTAACCCAGAAGTGAAGGAACCATGGATGCGGTTCATTGGGACCGGTCCTGGCCGGGGGATTCAGTTGACCAAGGGCGAGCACAAGGGGCGGTTGGTCTTTCCCATCTACTACACCAATTCCCATGGCATGCAGTCCAGTGCAGTCATTTACAGCGATGATCATGGAGTCACCTGGAAACGGGGTGAGTCGCCCAACGATGGACGTGTGTGGGTGGATGGCAAAACTGTCTTTTATTCTGAAACCCTCACCAACAGCCTAGCCCAGCTGACCGAGGCCCAGGTGGTGGAACTGGCTAACGGCGACTTGACGATGTTCATGCGCAACCCCGCACTGCCCCGGGTGGCGGTGGCTGTTAGCAAAGACGGCGGGCAAACCTGGGAGCCAAACGTGGAATTTGATCGGGTATTACTGGAACCCTATTGTCAGCTAACGGTGATTAACTATCCAGATCTGGGGGACGGTAAGGACCGGTTGATCTTCGCTAACCCCGCCAGTGAAACCGCCCGCGTAAATGGGGTAGTGCGCCTCAGTGAAGACGGCGGTGAGACCTGGCCCTATTCCAAAGTGATCACCCCCGATGGCTATGCCTATTCCTGTCTGACGGTGTTACCCAATGGTGAGATCGGCCTTCTTTACGAAGACAACGTCTATGTTGACGGATCTGGCTGTACAATTTGGTTCACCCGGTTCAATCTGGAATGGCTGAAATACGAACCGCAGGTGGTGGAAGACGGTCCTGCCAGGATTCGCGATATTGCGGTGGTCGGTGATTCCTTTGTTCCAGGGCGGTCTGTGGAACTTCGCCTGGCCTTCACTAAACCGGTCTTCGTAATTGGTACACCGGAACTGGCTGTCCAAAGCGCAGGCCTGCCGCAATCCAGTGCCGCCTACGTTACTGGCTCAGGTACGGACACTTTGCTCTTCCGGTACACCATCCCCGCGGAAGCTATGGGAACACTGGAAGTGGTAGGTGTGGAACTCAAGGGGGGCAGCATCACTGCCGCCGATGGCAAGCAGGCGCAAGTGGATCTAATCTCAAAGGTGCTGGGAGACCTCAACCCATAG